A section of the Rhizobium sp. Pop5 genome encodes:
- the hisH gene encoding imidazole glycerol phosphate synthase subunit HisH, with amino-acid sequence MRVAIIDYGSGNLRSATKAFERAAREAGIDAHIDLTDKAENVAAADRIVLPGVGAYADCRRGLDAVPGMAEVLIEAVEKKARPFLGICVGMQLMSSRGLEKTVTNGFGWIPGDVVEMAPSDPALKIPQIGWNTLDLKREHPLFDGIPTGSQGLHAYFVHSYHLAAENAGDVIATVDYGGPMTALVGRDNMVGAQFHPEKSQKLGLALIANFLRWNP; translated from the coding sequence ATGCGCGTCGCGATTATCGACTACGGTTCCGGCAACCTGCGCTCGGCGACCAAGGCTTTCGAACGGGCCGCCCGTGAGGCGGGCATCGATGCGCATATCGATCTCACCGACAAGGCGGAGAACGTTGCCGCGGCCGATCGTATCGTGCTTCCCGGCGTCGGCGCCTATGCCGACTGCCGGCGTGGCCTCGATGCCGTGCCTGGGATGGCCGAGGTGCTGATCGAGGCCGTCGAGAAGAAGGCGCGGCCGTTCCTCGGCATTTGCGTCGGCATGCAGCTCATGTCCTCGCGCGGCCTTGAGAAGACAGTGACCAACGGTTTCGGCTGGATTCCGGGCGATGTCGTCGAGATGGCGCCAAGTGATCCCGCGCTCAAGATCCCACAGATCGGCTGGAATACGCTCGACCTCAAGCGCGAACACCCACTGTTCGATGGTATTCCGACCGGATCGCAGGGATTGCATGCCTATTTCGTCCATTCCTACCATCTTGCCGCCGAAAATGCCGGCGATGTTATCGCGACCGTCGACTATGGCGGCCCGATGACCGCTCTTGTCGGGCGCGACAACATGGTCGGAGCACAGTTTCACCCGGAAAAGAGCCAGAAGCTCGGCCTTGCGCTGATCGCCAATTTTCTGCGCTGGAACCCGTAA
- a CDS encoding DUF2628 domain-containing protein, producing the protein MTSSYIFLTPPGGTSATAHETRTIRDGFTFLGLLFPWIWLLAHRLWLHALAAFLLQSIGGALMDESGLWPAGIAIMLGVNMMVGLEGQNWRIRNLAAKGWGEDRLIAADTIGIAEQIYFSERANIAESDGAGTPDWENRARPDSRHGHATSLGLFGFNGGR; encoded by the coding sequence ATGACATCGAGCTATATTTTCCTGACGCCGCCCGGCGGCACAAGTGCCACGGCCCACGAGACGCGAACCATCCGCGACGGATTCACGTTCCTCGGCTTGCTGTTTCCGTGGATTTGGCTGCTGGCCCATCGGCTGTGGCTGCATGCGTTGGCGGCTTTTCTGCTGCAATCAATCGGCGGAGCGCTGATGGATGAATCGGGCCTCTGGCCGGCGGGAATAGCAATCATGCTTGGCGTGAATATGATGGTCGGCCTCGAGGGCCAGAACTGGCGCATCCGCAATCTTGCCGCCAAGGGTTGGGGCGAAGACAGGCTCATTGCGGCCGATACGATCGGCATAGCCGAACAGATCTATTTTTCGGAGAGAGCCAACATTGCAGAGAGTGACGGCGCGGGAACGCCGGACTGGGAGAACAGGGCCCGTCCGGACAGCCGTCACGGACATGCCACCTCGCTTGGTCTTTTCGGTTTTAATGGAGGACGCTGA
- the hisB gene encoding imidazoleglycerol-phosphate dehydratase HisB, with product MAETAASRTGSVSRKTNETSISVSVNLDGTGKSKISTGVGFFDHMLDQLSRHSLIDMEIEAKGDLHIDDHHTVEDTGIAIGQAISKALGDRRGITRYASIDLAMDETMTKAAVDLSGRPFLVWNVAFSAPKIGTFDTELVREFFQALAQNAGITLHILNHYGANNHHIAETCFKAVARALRTATEIDPRQAGRVPSTKGTLV from the coding sequence ATGGCCGAGACCGCAGCAAGCCGCACGGGCAGCGTTTCCCGGAAGACCAACGAGACGTCGATTTCCGTTTCCGTCAATCTCGACGGCACCGGCAAATCGAAGATTTCGACGGGCGTCGGCTTCTTCGACCATATGCTTGACCAGCTTTCGCGGCATTCCCTGATCGACATGGAGATCGAGGCCAAGGGCGACCTGCATATCGACGACCATCACACCGTCGAGGATACGGGTATCGCGATCGGCCAGGCGATCTCCAAGGCGCTCGGCGACCGGCGCGGCATCACGCGATACGCGTCGATCGATCTCGCCATGGACGAGACGATGACCAAGGCGGCGGTCGATCTTTCCGGCCGGCCGTTCCTCGTCTGGAACGTCGCCTTCAGTGCGCCGAAGATCGGTACCTTCGACACCGAGCTCGTGCGAGAATTCTTCCAGGCGCTCGCCCAGAACGCCGGCATCACCTTGCATATTCTCAACCATTATGGCGCCAACAACCACCATATTGCCGAGACATGCTTCAAGGCCGTTGCCCGCGCGTTGCGCACGGCGACAGAGATCGATCCGAGACAGGCGGGCCGTGTTCCCTCGACGAAGGGCACGCTCGTCTGA
- the hslV gene encoding ATP-dependent protease subunit HslV, which produces MTTIITVRKGGKVVMAGDGQVSLGQTVMKGNARKVRRIGKGEVIAGFAGATADAFTLLERLEKKLEQYPGQLMRAAVELAKDWRTDKYLRNLEAMMLVADKSITLAITGNGDVLEPEHGTTAIGSGGNYAFAAARALMDTDKSAEEIARRALDIAADICVYTNHNIVVESLEVEG; this is translated from the coding sequence ATGACAACAATCATTACAGTTCGAAAAGGCGGCAAGGTGGTCATGGCGGGCGATGGCCAGGTGAGCCTCGGCCAGACCGTCATGAAGGGCAATGCCCGCAAGGTGCGCCGGATTGGCAAGGGCGAAGTCATCGCCGGTTTCGCCGGCGCCACCGCCGATGCCTTCACCCTGCTGGAAAGGCTCGAAAAGAAGCTGGAGCAATATCCCGGCCAGTTGATGCGCGCGGCCGTCGAACTCGCCAAGGACTGGCGCACCGACAAATACCTGCGTAATCTCGAAGCGATGATGCTCGTTGCCGATAAGTCGATTACGCTTGCGATTACCGGCAACGGCGACGTTCTGGAGCCTGAACATGGCACGACGGCGATCGGTTCGGGCGGCAATTATGCCTTCGCGGCCGCCCGCGCGCTCATGGATACCGACAAATCGGCCGAAGAGATCGCTCGCCGCGCCCTCGATATCGCCGCCGATATCTGCGTCTATACGAACCATAATATCGTGGTGGAATCGCTTGAGGTCGAAGGCTGA
- the hslU gene encoding ATP-dependent protease ATPase subunit HslU, which translates to MTTFSPREIVSELDRYIIGQHDAKRAVAIALRNRWRRQQLDPSLRDEVMPKNILMIGPTGVGKTEISRRLAKLAGAPFIKVEATKFTEVGYVGRDVEQIIRDLVEVGIGLVREKKRAEVQAKAHVSAEERVLDALVGTTASPATRENFRRKLRDGELDDKEIDIEVADAGSGMGGFEIPGMPGANIGVLNLSEMFGKAMGGRTKKVRTTVKASYSDLIRDESDKLIDNEVIQREAVRSTENDGIVFLDEIDKIAARDGGMGAGVSREGVQRDLLPLVEGTTVSTKYGPVKTDHILFIASGAFHVSKPSDLLPELQGRLPIRVELRPLNKEDFRRILTETEASLIRQYRALMETESLSLEFTDDAIDALADVAVHLNSSVENIGARRLQTVMERVLDDISYNAPDRGGTAVTIDAAYVREHVGDLAQNTDLSRFIL; encoded by the coding sequence ATGACGACCTTTTCCCCCCGCGAGATCGTTTCCGAACTCGACCGCTACATCATCGGCCAGCATGATGCCAAACGCGCTGTCGCGATCGCGCTGCGCAACCGCTGGCGTCGCCAGCAGCTCGATCCGAGCCTGCGCGACGAAGTTATGCCGAAGAACATCCTGATGATCGGCCCGACCGGCGTCGGCAAGACCGAGATTTCCCGCCGTCTGGCAAAACTCGCCGGCGCGCCCTTCATCAAGGTGGAAGCCACCAAGTTCACCGAGGTCGGCTATGTCGGCCGCGATGTCGAGCAGATCATCCGCGACCTAGTCGAGGTCGGCATCGGCCTGGTGCGCGAGAAGAAGCGGGCCGAAGTGCAGGCCAAGGCGCATGTGAGCGCCGAGGAGCGCGTTCTCGATGCGCTGGTCGGCACGACAGCTTCGCCCGCCACCCGCGAAAACTTCCGCAGGAAGCTGAGGGACGGTGAACTCGACGACAAGGAAATCGATATCGAGGTGGCCGATGCCGGTTCCGGCATGGGCGGCTTTGAAATTCCGGGCATGCCGGGCGCCAATATCGGCGTGCTGAACCTGTCGGAAATGTTCGGCAAGGCGATGGGCGGCCGCACCAAGAAGGTCCGCACGACGGTCAAGGCCTCCTATAGCGATCTGATCCGCGACGAATCCGACAAGCTGATCGACAACGAAGTGATCCAGCGCGAGGCGGTTCGCTCCACCGAGAATGACGGTATCGTCTTCCTCGACGAAATCGACAAGATCGCCGCCCGCGACGGCGGCATGGGTGCGGGCGTTTCGCGTGAAGGCGTCCAGCGCGACCTCCTGCCGCTTGTCGAAGGCACGACGGTCTCGACCAAATACGGACCTGTCAAGACCGACCATATCCTCTTCATTGCCTCGGGCGCCTTTCATGTCTCCAAGCCGTCGGATCTTCTCCCCGAGCTGCAGGGCCGCCTGCCGATCCGTGTCGAATTGCGTCCGCTGAACAAGGAGGATTTTCGCCGGATCCTGACCGAAACGGAAGCAAGCCTCATCCGCCAGTACCGCGCGCTGATGGAGACGGAAAGCCTGAGCCTCGAATTCACCGACGACGCGATCGACGCGCTTGCCGATGTCGCCGTGCATCTGAACTCCTCGGTCGAGAATATCGGCGCACGCCGTCTGCAGACGGTGATGGAGCGGGTCCTGGACGACATCTCCTACAACGCGCCGGATCGGGGTGGGACGGCCGTGACGATCGATGCCGCTTATGTCCGCGAACATGTCGGCGATCTCGCGCAGAATACCGATCTCTCGCGCTTCATTCTGTGA